Proteins from a genomic interval of Pantoea deleyi:
- the pnp gene encoding polyribonucleotide nucleotidyltransferase — translation MLNPIVRKFQYGQHTVTLETGMMARQATAAVMVSMDDTAVFVTVVGQKKTKPGQDFFPLTVNYQERTYAAGRIPGSFFRREGRPSEGETLIARLIDRPIRPLFPEGFINEVQVIATVVSVNPQVHPDIVAMIGASAALSLSGLPFNGPIGSARVGYINDQYVLNPTADELKQSRLDLVVAGTQNAVLMVESEAEILSEEQMLGAVVFGHDQQQVVIENINALVAEAGKPRWDWQPEAANTPLISRVAALAEARISDAYRITDKQERYTQVGVIKDETIAALLAEDETLDSAEIGDIVHSLEKNVVRTRILNGEPRIDGREKDMIRGLDVRTGVLPRTHGSSLFTRGETQALVTATLGTTRDAQNLDELMGERTDSFLFHYNFPPYSVGETGMVGSPKRREIGHGRLAKRGVLAVMPKAEDFPYTVRVVSEITESNGSSSMASVCGASLALMDAGVPIKAAVAGIAMGLVKEDEKFVVLSDILGDEDHLGDMDFKVAGSREGITALQMDIKIEGITREIMQEALNQAKGARLHILGVMEQAISTPRTEISEFAPRIYTIKISSDKIKDVIGKGGSVIRALTEETGTTIEIEDDGTVKIAATDGLKAKEAIRRIEEITAEIEVGRIYSGKVTRIVDFGAFVAIGGGKEGLVHISQIADKRVEKVTDYLQMGQEVPVKVMEVDRQGRVRLSIKEATESKPQTEDAAAVTTPDAE, via the coding sequence TTGCTGAATCCGATCGTACGCAAATTCCAATATGGTCAACATACCGTCACGCTGGAAACCGGCATGATGGCTCGCCAGGCGACGGCTGCTGTGATGGTGAGCATGGACGATACTGCCGTGTTCGTTACCGTAGTCGGCCAGAAAAAAACCAAACCAGGTCAGGATTTCTTCCCACTGACCGTCAACTATCAGGAGCGTACTTACGCTGCTGGTCGTATCCCGGGCAGCTTCTTCCGTCGTGAAGGCCGCCCAAGCGAAGGCGAAACCCTGATCGCGCGTCTGATTGACCGCCCGATTCGCCCGCTGTTCCCGGAAGGCTTCATCAACGAAGTTCAGGTTATCGCTACCGTTGTGTCTGTGAACCCACAGGTTCATCCGGACATCGTTGCGATGATCGGTGCTTCCGCTGCGCTGTCGCTGTCTGGCCTGCCATTCAACGGCCCAATCGGTTCTGCACGCGTGGGTTACATCAACGACCAGTACGTCCTGAACCCGACTGCCGATGAGCTGAAACAGTCTCGTCTGGATCTGGTTGTTGCCGGTACGCAGAATGCCGTTCTGATGGTGGAATCTGAAGCTGAGATCCTGTCAGAAGAGCAGATGCTGGGCGCCGTGGTCTTTGGTCACGATCAGCAGCAGGTTGTTATCGAAAACATCAACGCTCTGGTTGCAGAAGCGGGTAAACCGCGCTGGGACTGGCAGCCAGAAGCCGCCAACACGCCACTGATCTCGCGTGTGGCTGCCCTGGCCGAAGCGCGCATCAGCGACGCTTACCGCATCACGGATAAGCAGGAGCGTTACACCCAGGTTGGCGTCATCAAAGACGAAACCATTGCGGCGCTGCTGGCTGAAGACGAAACGCTGGATAGCGCTGAAATCGGCGACATCGTACACAGCCTTGAGAAGAACGTCGTTCGTACCCGTATCCTGAACGGCGAACCACGTATCGACGGCCGTGAAAAAGATATGATCCGCGGTCTGGACGTGCGCACTGGCGTTCTGCCACGTACTCACGGTTCATCACTGTTTACCCGTGGTGAGACGCAGGCACTGGTGACCGCAACGCTGGGTACGACCCGTGATGCGCAGAACCTGGATGAGCTGATGGGCGAACGTACCGACAGCTTCCTGTTCCATTACAACTTCCCTCCATACTCTGTCGGCGAAACCGGCATGGTAGGTTCGCCGAAGCGTCGTGAAATTGGTCACGGTCGTCTGGCGAAACGCGGCGTGTTAGCGGTAATGCCAAAAGCGGAAGATTTCCCTTACACCGTGCGTGTGGTTTCTGAAATCACCGAATCTAACGGCTCCTCTTCAATGGCCTCTGTCTGCGGTGCCTCTCTGGCGCTGATGGATGCGGGTGTGCCAATCAAAGCCGCCGTTGCGGGTATCGCAATGGGCCTGGTGAAAGAAGATGAGAAGTTTGTTGTTCTGTCAGACATCCTGGGCGACGAAGATCACCTGGGCGACATGGACTTCAAAGTAGCCGGTAGCCGTGAAGGTATCACCGCGCTGCAGATGGATATCAAAATCGAAGGCATCACGCGTGAAATCATGCAGGAAGCGCTGAACCAGGCCAAGGGTGCGCGTCTGCACATTCTGGGCGTCATGGAACAGGCTATCAGCACGCCACGCACTGAGATTTCTGAATTTGCGCCACGCATCTACACCATCAAAATCAGCTCTGACAAGATCAAAGATGTGATCGGTAAAGGCGGCTCAGTGATTCGTGCACTGACCGAAGAGACCGGCACAACGATCGAAATCGAAGATGACGGTACCGTGAAAATCGCTGCGACCGACGGTCTGAAAGCGAAAGAAGCGATTCGTCGTATCGAAGAGATTACGGCTGAGATCGAAGTTGGCCGCATCTATAGTGGTAAAGTGACCCGTATCGTTGACTTCGGTGCCTTCGTGGCTATCGGCGGCGGTAAAGAAGGTCTGGTTCACATTTCACAAATCGCGGATAAGCGCGTTGAGAAAGTGACCGACTACCTGCAGATGGGTCAGGAAGTACCGGTGAAGGTGATGGAAGTTGACCGCCAGGGCCGCGTACGTCTGAGCATCAAAGAAGCGACAGAATCTAAGCCGCAGACTGAAGACGCTGCAGCGGTGACCACGCCTGACGCGGAATAA
- the rpsO gene encoding 30S ribosomal protein S15, with amino-acid sequence MSLSVEAKAEIVAKYGRGANDSGSTEVQVALLTAQITHLQGHFSEHKKDHHSRRGLLRMVSQRRKLLDYLKRKDVARYSSLIESLGLRR; translated from the coding sequence ATGTCTCTAAGCGTAGAAGCTAAAGCAGAGATCGTTGCTAAATATGGTCGTGGTGCTAACGACAGCGGTTCAACCGAAGTTCAGGTTGCCCTGCTGACCGCGCAGATCACCCATCTGCAGGGTCACTTCTCTGAGCACAAAAAAGACCACCACAGCCGCCGCGGTCTGCTGCGCATGGTATCTCAGCGTCGTAAGCTGCTGGACTACCTGAAGCGTAAAGACGTTGCACGCTACAGCAGCCTGATCGAGAGCCTCGGTCTGCGTCGCTAA
- the truB gene encoding tRNA pseudouridine(55) synthase TruB, which produces MSRPRRRGRDVHGVLLLDKPQGVSSNDVLQKVKRIFNANRAGHTGALDPLATGMLPICLGEATKFSQYLLDSDKRYRVIARLGERTDTSDADGNIVQTRPVSFTQAELDSALESFRGDTLQVPSMFSALKHQGRPLYEYARQGIEIAREPRPITVYELQFIRWQDNELELEIHCSKGTYIRTIIDDLGEKLGCGAHVIMLRRVQVARYPFERMVTLEQLNTLLTEATEADIPLETQLDPLLLPMDSPASDFPEVNIPSAVADFFRQGQPVQASHAPAQGLVRVSEGEARRFIGMAEIAADGRLAPRRLVVEYQD; this is translated from the coding sequence ATGAGTCGTCCGCGTCGTCGCGGCCGCGACGTCCATGGCGTGTTGTTGCTGGATAAGCCACAAGGCGTCTCGTCGAATGATGTTCTGCAGAAAGTGAAGCGTATTTTTAATGCGAATCGCGCAGGACACACCGGCGCGCTGGACCCGCTGGCGACCGGCATGCTGCCGATCTGCCTGGGTGAAGCAACCAAGTTTTCGCAGTATCTGCTGGACTCCGACAAACGCTACCGCGTCATCGCCCGGCTGGGTGAACGGACCGACACCTCTGATGCCGATGGCAACATTGTGCAGACGCGGCCGGTCAGCTTCACGCAGGCCGAACTGGACAGCGCGCTGGAGAGCTTCCGTGGCGATACGCTGCAGGTGCCTTCAATGTTTTCGGCGCTGAAGCATCAGGGCCGTCCGCTGTATGAATATGCGCGTCAGGGCATTGAGATTGCACGCGAGCCGCGCCCGATTACGGTCTATGAGTTGCAGTTTATCCGCTGGCAGGATAACGAGCTGGAGCTGGAGATTCACTGCTCCAAAGGCACCTACATTCGCACCATCATCGATGACCTGGGCGAAAAGCTGGGATGTGGCGCGCATGTGATCATGCTGCGTCGCGTTCAGGTTGCGCGTTATCCTTTTGAACGGATGGTGACTCTGGAGCAGCTCAACACGCTGCTGACCGAAGCAACCGAAGCGGATATCCCGCTGGAGACGCAGCTCGATCCGCTGCTGCTGCCGATGGACAGTCCCGCTTCCGATTTCCCGGAAGTGAATATTCCTTCTGCGGTAGCCGACTTCTTCCGTCAGGGGCAGCCGGTGCAGGCCAGTCACGCGCCCGCGCAGGGGCTGGTCAGGGTATCGGAAGGCGAAGCGCGCAGGTTTATCGGTATGGCAGAAATCGCGGCCGATGGCCGGCTCGCACCACGCCGTTTAGTGGTCGAATATCAGGATTAA
- the rbfA gene encoding 30S ribosome-binding factor RbfA — translation MAKEFGRPQRVSQELQKEIAMILQREIKDPRLGMMVTVSGVEVSRDLAYAKVFVTFLNDQDEDAVKQGLKALKEASGYIRILLGKAMRLRIVPELTFFYDNSLVEGMRMSNLVTSVVKNDEERRGQDATGDDEEA, via the coding sequence ATGGCGAAAGAATTTGGTCGCCCGCAGCGCGTGTCACAAGAGCTGCAGAAAGAGATTGCAATGATCCTGCAGCGTGAGATCAAAGATCCCCGTCTGGGCATGATGGTCACCGTGTCAGGTGTCGAAGTGTCACGCGATCTCGCCTATGCAAAAGTGTTTGTCACTTTCCTCAACGATCAGGATGAAGACGCGGTTAAGCAGGGTCTGAAAGCTCTGAAAGAGGCGTCCGGCTATATCCGCATTCTGCTAGGCAAAGCGATGCGTCTGCGTATCGTGCCTGAGCTGACCTTCTTCTACGACAACTCACTGGTGGAAGGGATGCGCATGTCCAACCTGGTGACCAGCGTTGTGAAGAACGATGAAGAGCGCCGTGGCCAGGACGCCACTGGCGATGACGAGGAGGCGTAA
- the infB gene encoding translation initiation factor IF-2: MTDVTVKSLAAEIQTPVDRLVQQFADAGIPKSENDAVTQQEKETLLSHLNREHGQVGSAKLTLQRKTRSTLNIPGTGGKSKSVQIEVRKKRTYVKGDAEAEQAQAEAEAEAQREAEEQAQREAEEKARREAEQKAQREAEDKARREAADKAKRAAAENDKVTNQPTDEVTRAAQSDKARREAEAAELKRKAEEEARRKLEEAARLVAEEARRLAEEKSAEWEKPEEEDKGDYHVTTSTHARQAEDENDRQVEAGRARARTTAKATRPAKKGNKHSEAKTDREEARAQVRGGKGGKHRKPSALQQGFNKPAQAVNRDVVIGETITVAELANKMAVKGSLVIKAMMKMGAMATINQVIDQETAQLVAEEMGHKVTLRRENELEEAVMDDRDTDAAQESRAPVVTIMGHVDHGKTSLLDYIRSTKIASGEAGGITQHIGAYHVETDNGMITFLDTPGHAAFTAMRARGAQATDIVILVVAADDGVMPQTIEAIQHAKAAKVPVVVAVNKCDKPEADPDRVKNELTQYGIIPEEWGGENMFVSVSAKAGTGIDDLLNAILLQAEVLELTAIRAGMASGVVIESFLDKGRGPVATVLVREGTLNKGDIVLCGFEYGRVRAMRDELGREVMEAGPSIPVEILGLSGVPAAGDEATVVRDEKKAREVALYRQGKFREVKLARQQKSKLENMFANMTEGEVSELNIVLKADVQGSVEAISDSLLKLSTDEVKVKIVGSGVGGITETDATLAAASNAILIGFNVRADASARRVIDSESLDLRYYSVIYNLIDEVKAAMSGMLAPEYKQQIIGLAAVRDVFKSPKFGAIAGCMVTEGNIKRHNPIRVLRDNVVIYEGELESLRRFKDDVNEVRNGMECGIGVKNYNDVRVGDMIEVFEIIEIKRTIE, encoded by the coding sequence ATGACAGATGTAACCGTAAAATCGCTGGCCGCAGAAATTCAGACTCCGGTCGATCGCCTGGTACAGCAATTTGCTGATGCGGGGATCCCGAAGTCTGAAAATGATGCCGTGACCCAGCAAGAGAAAGAAACCTTACTATCTCACCTGAACCGTGAACACGGTCAGGTCGGTTCAGCTAAGCTGACGCTGCAGCGTAAAACGCGCAGCACCTTGAATATTCCAGGCACCGGGGGTAAAAGTAAGTCGGTGCAAATTGAAGTCCGCAAAAAGCGTACCTATGTGAAGGGTGATGCAGAGGCTGAGCAAGCTCAGGCAGAAGCTGAAGCCGAGGCGCAGCGTGAAGCGGAAGAGCAGGCGCAACGCGAGGCTGAAGAAAAAGCCCGTCGCGAAGCTGAACAGAAAGCGCAACGTGAAGCCGAAGACAAAGCCAGGCGCGAAGCCGCTGATAAGGCCAAACGTGCAGCAGCGGAAAATGACAAAGTGACAAATCAACCTACCGACGAAGTGACCAGGGCTGCGCAGTCAGACAAAGCCCGTCGCGAAGCTGAAGCCGCTGAACTGAAGCGTAAAGCTGAAGAAGAAGCCCGCCGTAAGCTCGAAGAGGCTGCCCGCCTTGTGGCAGAAGAAGCCCGCCGCCTGGCTGAAGAGAAATCAGCAGAGTGGGAAAAACCGGAAGAAGAGGATAAGGGCGACTATCACGTCACCACTTCGACCCACGCCCGTCAGGCAGAAGACGAAAACGACCGTCAGGTTGAAGCAGGCCGTGCGCGTGCGCGTACCACGGCTAAAGCGACTCGTCCGGCGAAAAAAGGCAACAAGCATTCCGAAGCCAAAACTGACCGTGAAGAAGCGCGTGCGCAGGTTCGTGGCGGTAAAGGCGGTAAGCATCGCAAACCAAGCGCACTGCAGCAGGGCTTTAACAAGCCGGCGCAGGCCGTTAACCGCGATGTGGTGATTGGCGAAACCATCACCGTTGCAGAACTGGCTAACAAAATGGCCGTCAAAGGTTCTCTGGTCATCAAAGCGATGATGAAGATGGGCGCGATGGCGACCATCAACCAGGTCATCGACCAGGAAACCGCACAGCTCGTCGCCGAAGAGATGGGCCACAAAGTGACCCTGCGTCGTGAAAACGAGCTGGAAGAGGCGGTAATGGACGATCGTGATACCGATGCGGCGCAGGAATCGCGCGCGCCGGTTGTGACCATCATGGGCCACGTCGACCACGGTAAAACCTCTCTGCTGGACTATATCCGCTCCACCAAAATCGCCTCTGGCGAAGCGGGCGGCATTACACAGCACATCGGTGCTTACCACGTTGAAACCGACAACGGTATGATCACTTTCCTGGATACCCCGGGCCACGCCGCGTTTACCGCGATGCGTGCACGTGGTGCGCAGGCGACAGATATCGTTATCCTGGTTGTCGCTGCGGACGATGGCGTGATGCCACAGACCATCGAAGCCATCCAGCACGCCAAAGCGGCAAAAGTGCCGGTTGTGGTTGCGGTGAACAAGTGCGACAAGCCAGAAGCGGATCCGGATCGTGTTAAAAACGAACTGACTCAGTACGGTATCATTCCGGAAGAGTGGGGCGGCGAAAACATGTTCGTCAGCGTCTCTGCGAAAGCCGGTACCGGTATTGATGACCTGTTGAATGCAATCCTGCTGCAGGCGGAAGTGCTGGAACTGACCGCTATCCGTGCAGGTATGGCGAGCGGCGTGGTGATCGAATCGTTCCTCGACAAAGGTCGTGGTCCGGTCGCTACCGTACTGGTACGCGAAGGTACGCTGAACAAGGGCGACATCGTTCTGTGTGGCTTCGAATATGGCCGCGTTCGTGCAATGCGCGATGAGCTGGGCCGCGAAGTCATGGAAGCGGGTCCATCTATCCCGGTTGAGATTCTGGGCCTGTCCGGCGTGCCGGCAGCGGGTGATGAAGCAACCGTGGTACGTGACGAGAAGAAAGCCCGTGAAGTGGCGCTCTATCGTCAGGGCAAATTCCGCGAAGTGAAACTGGCTCGCCAGCAGAAATCTAAGCTTGAGAACATGTTTGCGAACATGACCGAAGGCGAAGTGTCTGAACTGAACATCGTGCTGAAAGCAGACGTTCAGGGTTCTGTGGAAGCGATCTCCGACTCCCTGCTGAAACTCTCCACCGACGAAGTGAAGGTGAAGATTGTAGGTTCAGGCGTGGGCGGTATCACCGAAACCGACGCAACCCTGGCAGCTGCATCCAACGCCATCCTGATTGGCTTCAACGTGCGTGCCGATGCCTCTGCGCGTCGCGTCATTGACTCAGAAAGCCTGGATCTGCGCTACTACTCCGTCATCTATAACCTGATTGACGAAGTGAAAGCGGCGATGAGCGGTATGCTGGCACCAGAGTACAAACAGCAGATCATCGGTCTGGCTGCGGTACGTGACGTGTTCAAATCACCGAAGTTTGGCGCGATTGCCGGTTGTATGGTGACGGAAGGTAACATCAAACGTCACAATCCAATCCGCGTTCTGCGTGACAACGTGGTGATTTACGAAGGCGAGCTGGAATCCCTGCGTCGCTTCAAAGATGACGTCAACGAAGTGCGTAACGGCATGGAGTGCGGTATCGGCGTGAAGAACTACAACGACGTTCGCGTTGGCGATATGATCGAAGTGTTTGAAATCATCGAAATTAAACGCACCATCGAGTAA
- the nusA gene encoding transcription termination factor NusA, giving the protein MNKEILAVVEAVSNEKALPREKIFEALESALATATKKKYEQEIEVRVSIDRRSGDFDTFRRWEIVEEVTQPTREITLDAARYEDEALNLGDFVEDQIESVTFDRITTQTAKQVIVQKVREAERAMVVDQFREQEGEIITGVVKKVNRDNISLDLGNNAEAVILREDMLPRENFRPGDRIRGVLYSVRPEARGAQLFVTRSKPEMLVELFRIEVPEIGEELIEIKAAARDPGSRAKIAVKTNDKRIDPVGACVGMRGARVQAVSSELGGERIDIVLWDDNPAQFVINAMAPADVASIVVDEDNHTMDIAVEAGNLAQAIGRNGQNVRLASQLSGWELNVMTVDDLQAKHQAEAHAAIDMFTKHLDIDEEFATVLVEEGFSSLEELAYVPINELLEVDGLDEETIEALRERAKNALTTLALAKEESLGNQEPAEDLLNLEGLDRALAFRLASKGVCTLEDLAEQGVDDLTDIEGLSDEQAGALIMAARNICWFGDDA; this is encoded by the coding sequence ATGAACAAAGAGATCTTAGCTGTTGTAGAAGCCGTTTCTAACGAAAAAGCCCTGCCGCGTGAGAAAATCTTCGAAGCGCTGGAGAGCGCGCTGGCGACTGCGACCAAGAAAAAGTATGAGCAGGAAATTGAGGTACGCGTCAGCATTGATCGCCGCAGTGGCGACTTCGATACTTTCCGCCGCTGGGAAATCGTTGAAGAGGTAACTCAGCCGACGCGCGAGATCACGCTGGATGCGGCCCGTTACGAAGATGAAGCACTCAATCTGGGCGATTTCGTTGAAGATCAGATTGAATCGGTCACCTTTGACCGTATCACCACCCAGACCGCGAAACAGGTTATCGTGCAGAAAGTGCGCGAAGCCGAACGCGCAATGGTGGTTGATCAGTTCCGTGAGCAGGAAGGCGAAATTATCACGGGCGTGGTGAAGAAAGTTAACCGCGACAACATTTCCCTCGACTTAGGCAACAACGCTGAAGCGGTGATTCTGCGCGAAGATATGCTGCCCCGCGAAAACTTCCGCCCGGGCGACCGTATCCGCGGCGTTCTCTACTCTGTCCGCCCGGAAGCCCGTGGCGCGCAGCTGTTTGTGACGCGTTCCAAACCCGAAATGCTGGTTGAACTCTTCCGCATCGAGGTGCCGGAAATCGGCGAAGAACTGATTGAAATTAAAGCCGCCGCTCGTGATCCGGGTTCGCGCGCGAAGATTGCAGTCAAAACCAACGACAAACGTATCGATCCGGTCGGTGCCTGTGTGGGCATGCGCGGCGCGCGTGTTCAGGCTGTTTCCAGCGAGCTGGGCGGCGAGCGTATCGATATCGTGCTGTGGGACGATAACCCGGCGCAGTTTGTTATTAACGCCATGGCGCCGGCTGATGTGGCGTCAATCGTGGTTGATGAAGATAACCACACGATGGATATCGCCGTCGAAGCTGGCAACCTGGCTCAGGCGATCGGCCGTAACGGCCAAAACGTGCGTCTCGCTTCGCAGCTCAGCGGCTGGGAGCTGAACGTGATGACCGTCGATGATCTGCAGGCTAAGCATCAGGCTGAAGCGCATGCGGCGATCGATATGTTCACCAAACATCTCGACATCGACGAAGAGTTCGCCACCGTACTGGTGGAAGAGGGCTTCTCCTCGCTGGAAGAGCTGGCCTACGTGCCAATCAACGAGCTGCTGGAAGTCGACGGCCTCGACGAAGAGACCATTGAAGCCCTGCGTGAACGAGCAAAAAATGCGTTAACCACCCTGGCACTGGCGAAAGAAGAGAGTCTTGGAAATCAGGAGCCCGCTGAGGATCTTCTGAATCTTGAAGGCCTCGATCGTGCGCTGGCGTTCCGCCTGGCGTCGAAAGGCGTCTGCACGCTGGAAGATCTCGCTGAGCAAGGTGTTGACGATCTGACGGATATTGAAGGCCTGTCTGATGAACAAGCCGGCGCGCTGATTATGGCCGCACGTAATATCTGCTGGTTCGGCGATGACGCGTAA
- the rimP gene encoding ribosome maturation factor RimP: MSTLEQKLTELVSAPVEALGYELVGIEFVRSRTSILRIYIDSEDGINVDDCADVSHQVSAVMDVEDPITVPYNLEVSSPGLDRPLFTAEHYTRFMGDEVSLVLRMAVQNRRKWQGIIKSVDGEMITVHVEGNDEVFALSNIQKANLVPHF; this comes from the coding sequence TTGTCCACATTAGAGCAAAAATTGACAGAGTTGGTATCGGCTCCCGTAGAAGCGCTGGGTTACGAACTGGTTGGAATTGAATTCGTTCGTAGTCGCACATCTATCCTGCGCATCTATATTGATAGTGAAGATGGCATCAATGTCGATGATTGCGCCGATGTCAGCCACCAGGTAAGCGCCGTAATGGATGTAGAAGATCCAATTACCGTGCCTTACAACCTTGAAGTCTCTTCACCGGGACTCGATCGTCCTCTGTTCACCGCAGAACACTACACCCGCTTTATGGGGGATGAAGTGAGTCTGGTGTTGCGTATGGCCGTTCAGAACCGCCGTAAATGGCAGGGAATCATCAAGTCAGTTGATGGCGAGATGATCACGGTGCACGTAGAGGGTAACGATGAAGTGTTCGCGCTGAGTAACATTCAGAAAGCGAACCTGGTCCCCCACTTTTAA
- the secG gene encoding preprotein translocase subunit SecG — translation MYEALLVVFLIVAIALVAMIMLQQGKGADMGASFGAGASGTVFGSSGSGNFLTRTTGILAALFFIISLVLGNLNSNKSSKGSEWENLSAPAQSSQQTEKPAQPVTPGSDIPK, via the coding sequence ATGTACGAAGCTCTTTTAGTTGTTTTCCTTATTGTAGCGATCGCCCTCGTGGCCATGATCATGCTGCAGCAAGGCAAAGGCGCTGATATGGGAGCCTCATTCGGTGCAGGCGCATCCGGTACAGTGTTTGGTTCATCGGGTTCAGGTAACTTCCTGACACGTACAACCGGCATTTTAGCGGCACTGTTCTTCATCATCAGCCTGGTTCTGGGTAATCTGAACAGCAACAAGTCTTCGAAAGGAAGCGAGTGGGAAAATCTTTCTGCGCCGGCGCAGTCTTCTCAACAGACTGAAAAGCCAGCTCAACCGGTTACGCCGGGCAGCGATATTCCTAAGTAA
- the glmM gene encoding phosphoglucosamine mutase, whose product MSNRKYFGTDGIRGKVGEAPITPDFVLKLGWAAGKVLARHGSKKIIIGKDTRISGYMLESALEAGLAAAGLTAAFTGPMPTPAIAYLTRTFRAEAGIVISASHNPFDDNGIKFFSSEGTKLPDDVEEAIELEMEKPITCVESAQLGRASRIVDAAGRYIEFCKGTFPSELSLNGLKIVVDCANGATYHIAPNVLRELGATVIAIGVQPDGMNINKACGATDLELLQQRVLAEKADIGLAYDGDGDRIMMIDHLGEKVDGDQILYIIAREALRQGQLRGGVVGTLMSNMGLELALKQLGIPFTRAKVGDRYVLEKMQEKGWRLGAENSGHVILLDKTTTGDGIVASLQVLTAMVRNHMSLHDLCSGMKMLPQVLVNVRFAGEHDPLQSDAVKSVTADVEKALAGRGRVLLRKSGTEPLIRVMVEGENEAQVTELANRIADQVKAV is encoded by the coding sequence ATGAGTAATCGTAAATATTTTGGTACAGACGGCATTCGCGGCAAAGTCGGTGAAGCCCCCATCACCCCCGATTTTGTCCTGAAGCTGGGCTGGGCCGCAGGTAAAGTGCTGGCGCGTCACGGTTCCAAAAAGATCATCATCGGTAAAGATACGCGCATATCTGGCTATATGCTGGAGTCTGCGCTGGAAGCGGGCCTCGCCGCCGCCGGCCTGACGGCCGCATTTACCGGCCCGATGCCGACGCCCGCCATCGCCTATCTCACCCGCACCTTCCGTGCGGAGGCCGGAATTGTGATCTCAGCTTCGCACAACCCGTTCGATGACAACGGCATTAAGTTCTTCTCATCCGAGGGCACTAAACTGCCTGATGACGTTGAGGAAGCGATTGAGCTGGAGATGGAGAAGCCGATTACCTGCGTTGAATCCGCGCAGCTCGGTCGTGCCAGCCGCATCGTGGATGCCGCAGGACGCTACATCGAATTCTGCAAAGGCACGTTCCCCAGCGAACTGAGCCTGAATGGCCTGAAGATAGTGGTGGACTGCGCCAATGGTGCCACCTACCACATCGCCCCGAATGTCCTGCGTGAACTGGGCGCGACCGTGATCGCTATCGGCGTTCAGCCGGACGGCATGAACATCAACAAAGCGTGTGGTGCCACCGATCTGGAACTGCTGCAGCAGCGTGTTCTGGCGGAGAAGGCCGATATCGGTCTGGCCTATGACGGCGACGGCGACCGCATCATGATGATTGACCATCTGGGCGAAAAAGTGGATGGCGACCAGATCCTCTACATCATTGCACGCGAAGCACTGCGCCAGGGTCAGCTGCGCGGTGGGGTCGTCGGGACGCTGATGAGCAACATGGGGCTGGAGCTTGCGCTGAAACAGCTCGGCATTCCGTTCACCCGCGCCAAAGTGGGCGACCGCTATGTGCTGGAGAAGATGCAGGAGAAGGGCTGGCGTCTCGGTGCCGAGAACTCCGGTCATGTCATCCTGCTGGATAAGACCACCACAGGCGACGGCATCGTAGCAAGTTTGCAGGTACTCACTGCCATGGTCCGCAACCACATGAGCCTGCATGACCTCTGCAGCGGCATGAAGATGCTGCCTCAGGTGCTGGTCAACGTCCGCTTTGCGGGTGAACACGATCCCCTGCAGAGTGATGCCGTAAAAAGTGTGACGGCCGACGTCGAAAAAGCGCTGGCGGGACGCGGACGTGTGCTGCTGCGCAAATCGGGAACGGAGCCGTTGATTCGCGTGATGGTTGAGGGCGAAAATGAGGCGCAGGTGACCGAACTGGCCAATCGTATCGCCGACCAGGTTAAAGCAGTTTAA